CGAAGTCCGCAATCGCGCCCGCGGCGAGTTGGGCCGTCCCGACCGCGAGCAACTCGCCGCGCTCGTGGACGATCAGGACCTCGTCGCCTGGCCGGATCTCCGCGCCGGCCTCGAGGACAAACTTCGCGAAGACGTTCTTCTCGTCGCGGACGAACGGTTCGCTTTCGTCATCGACGACGACGCGATAGGCGGGGTGGTCGAGCGCGGCGTCGAGCCGACGCCCGCCCTCGAGGCCGAGCGTAAAGCGGCCGTCGGTCCCGAAGGAGACGATCCGGCCCCGCTCGGCGAGGATCTGCTGGGGACGGCCCGAGGTGGTCCGTTTGATCGTCAGCGATTCGTCGGGCGGGAACAGCGCCGCGCCAGCACCCGCGCCGAACTGGTAGTCCGCGATGGTCCGGAGCTCCGGCAGGCCCGCGCTCCCGTTAGTCGGGTCACTCATCGGTCGGGGTTTGACGCGCCGAGTCGAAAGCCCTTCGACCTGCCATCGGGCGCCGACGGTCGGCGGCGAGAACAACGCGCGGCCCGTACGGACTATCACGCGGCCACGACGATACGTCGCGGTAATAACCACAACGAGATAGAGACTGTTATAATAGTCGGTGCAATACTATCGGCACCGTATGGACGTCACGCAAATCGGTCTCGGGGCTGGCCTGCTCGTCCTCGGTACCTTGACCCTGGCCGGGCCTGCCACGATCGTTTCGGGGCCGTTTACGTACCTCTTGTCGGGGGCGACGCTACTCGTGACGGGATACGCGCTGTTGCTCGGACTCTGGAAGAACCAGAACCCGAACTAAGAGTGGAGTCGGCTCGCGGTCGTCCGCCTGCGTCGCCGTTTTCGGTCGTCGATCCCGGCTGCGCGAGTACTGATGCTTACTGGCGTCGCGGTCTTACAGCAGGAACGTCTCGTGGCGCTCGCCGAGGTCGAGGAAGGAGTCGGCCTCTTCGACGAGTTCCTCGGCCGTCGAGGACTCGAAGGCCATCACTTCGACGCGGACGCCCTCGTGGCGCAGGTGCGAGCAGAGCCGCGAAAAGTCGCCGTCGCCCGTACAGAGGACGATCGTGTCGACGTGATTCGCGAGCGTCACCGCGTCGAGGCTCATGCCGACGTCCCAGTCGGCCTTCTTGGTCCCGTCGGAGAAGGTCTTGATGTCCTTGATCTTCGGCTCGAAGCCGATATCGACCAACGCCTCGAAGAAGCTCTCTTCTTCCGGTGCGTCCGCGCGAATGACGTAGGCGATCGCGCGGGTAAGCTGGCGATCCTGGACGGCCTTATCGAGCAGCGCGGAGTAGTCGATGTTGCGGCTGTGGAGGCTCTGTGCGGTGTGATAGAGGTTCTGGGCGTCGACGAGGACGGCGACGCGCTGGCCGGGATGAATTTCGGTCACGTCTCGAAGCGTCACGGGCGAACGTAAAAAATCGCGTCGGTCGACCGGTCGGCGCCTCCGGGAGCGGCCAGCGGTCTCCGGAAGCGGTCAACGGTCTGCAATCGAAGCCCGCGGCTTAGCTCCGGAGCTTCTGAATCCGCTTTTCGGTCGGCGGGTGCGTCGCGAACAGCTTCTGAAGCAG
This window of the Natrinema salifodinae genome carries:
- a CDS encoding PUA domain-containing protein; this translates as MSDPTNGSAGLPELRTIADYQFGAGAGAALFPPDESLTIKRTTSGRPQQILAERGRIVSFGTDGRFTLGLEGGRRLDAALDHPAYRVVVDDESEPFVRDEKNVFAKFVLEAGAEIRPGDEVLIVHERGELLAVGTAQLAAGAIADFDTGMAVNVREGAPADG
- a CDS encoding LabA-like NYN domain-containing protein: MTEIHPGQRVAVLVDAQNLYHTAQSLHSRNIDYSALLDKAVQDRQLTRAIAYVIRADAPEEESFFEALVDIGFEPKIKDIKTFSDGTKKADWDVGMSLDAVTLANHVDTIVLCTGDGDFSRLCSHLRHEGVRVEVMAFESSTAEELVEEADSFLDLGERHETFLL